Proteins from one Astatotilapia calliptera chromosome 8, fAstCal1.2, whole genome shotgun sequence genomic window:
- the frmpd2 gene encoding FERM and PDZ domain-containing protein 2 isoform X3, which translates to MRERSMGTFVTLAEVLEARGSPLDEDEVWCLLLATTDALLEISKKGSGNMSSVLSPGSVLLSANGSLAFKSCARNEDVASFTAPEVQQGHTASSRTAVEKMVVYSLGMTLYWCVDYHLPHNQPVQISAELEGLLLSMCEDMMLRRTDLLTVLETCELHHKASMLPPAERLIRQLVEDVYRNSADHVSMADNGSQLTDRSQVVRDRLHRSSFSNSTWSLKKKMSGTFSGVSYSANATGIPLGGRQIERYGSWQQLNRSPGSPYMDGNRNANSRSLTQFDSSMSLNDKKVKDMGPEFIRVLDEPLVVLELPGSIVSKKGKSPTTQRELSVVMPNGQSILVRCEVKSRGGDVFDMIVAHFNLVEHFYFGLAYIDDNEFFFVDNDTKISKVAPDSWKKVPTATFVLFFRVKFFINDISLLLHKQTRHQYYLQLRRDLLEDRLSCHEETALYLGGLAMQTEYGDSMPEVYGRGYYRPDEYVSKSVLEKCALPYIQGELLRLHTNNAQMLTDESELEFLKVCQQLPEYGVSFHRVTREKKPSDGEIILGVCAKGVIVYEVKNGSRSTAQTFYWRDTATISSYKHKFVVECRGSKKKHTFITERSKIAKYLCNLCSAQHKFNNEMNSRQLSHSLVSEDNIVQYAAVCRAQSSQLKSFSCSETPQDDSGLTTPQNESMTKLYDDVTAKIEARIKQQRLNEQSSQRSSSVMLSPSCSQRSGSEAPCGSPAAQETPTKLGTPSQREVICVSLKKDPKLGLGIVIVGEDTVGRYDLGIFVASIVPGGPADKDGRIRAGGRLISLNHISLEGVTFSEAAEVMQNSPEEVQLIISQPKVSLPLSTVPISPSGNNCRSPGLRKYISQTTLMTDGRSRDDSLDEIVSVMMTPKTSKKLHFPPEVRVLSTQDSCSLSSSMNCVKPEEISMELRKISGNLGISISGGINTNLPNGGIYIKSLVPGGAAERDGRLHIGDRLLEIDGTNFQGFTYQQAVECLSKTGEVVSLVVERELVNLPRVSLIADTSSTVSNPSLSSSTSQLRLNSSSSVSTTLNTISDRPNEYSFVTDDNTKEVTLIKNESGLGFSFLMCELDPPTRDFGSLVRIKQLFPGQPAQQSGRIQEGDVLLAINGQSLKELSYPVLKLFKTSPPEVQLTLCRPPPGILPTIDQFAGS; encoded by the exons AAGTATGGGTACGTTTGTGACCCTGGCAGAGGTTTTGGAGGCCCGGGGCTCACCGCTGGATGAGGATGAGGTCTGGTGTCTGCTTCTTGCCACCACTGATGCCTTACTCGAAATCTCCAAAAAAG GTTCAGGCAACATGAGCAGCGTGCTGAGCCCAGGCTCAGTGCTGCTCTCAGCCAACGGGAGTCTGGCCTTCAAAAGCTGTGCTCGAAATGAAGACGTGGCCTCCTTCACAGCCCCTGAAGTCCAGCAGGGTCACACCGCCTCCTCGAGGACTGCAGTCGAAAag ATGGTTGTATACTCACTGGGGATGACTCTTTATTGGTGTGTTGACTATCACCTACCTCACAACCAG CCAGTCCAAATAAGTGCTGAGCTGGAAGGTTTGCTACTGAGCATGTGCGAGGACATGATGTTGAGAAGGACGGACCTGCTAACGGTGCTGGAAACCTGTGAGCTACACCACAAGGCTTCAATGCTTCCTCCTGCAGAGCGTCTTATTAGGCAGCTGGTGGAGGATGTTTACAGAAACTCG GCTGATCACGTCTCTATGGCTGATAATGGATCCCAGCTAACAGACCGCAGTCAAGTGGTCCGGGACAGATTACACA ggagctCTTTTAGTAACTCGACATGGTCGCTGAAGAAGAAGATGTCCGGAACATTCTCGGGGGTATCTTATTCAGCTAATGCCACAGG GATTCCCTTGGGAGGCCGGCAAATAGAGAGGTACGGCAGCTGGCAGCAGCTGAACCGCAGCCCCGGTAGTCCTTATATGGATGGTAATCGAAATGCCAACTCAAGATCCCTCACACAGTTTGACTCCTCAATGAGTCTGAATGATAAGAAAGTAAAG GACATGGGTCCTGAGTTTATTAGAGTGCTGGATGAGCCGCTGGTTGTCTTGGAACTTCCTGGATCCATTGTG TCAAAGAAAGGGAAATCTCCTACCACTCAAAGAGAGCTGAGTGTTGTAATGCCGAATGGCCAGAGCATCCTTGTCAGGTGCGAGGTGAAATCCAGAGGAGGAGACGTCTTTGACATGATTGTGGCTCACTTCAACCTTGTGGAGCATTTCTACTTCGGCCTTGCTTACATTGATG ATAATGAGTTTTTCTTTGTGGACAACGACACCAAGATTTCTAAAGTTGCTCCAGATAGCTGGAAAAAAGTGCCTACTGCCACCTTTGTCCTTTTCTTCAGGGTCAAATTCTTCATCAACgacatttctcttctttt GCACAAACAGACCCGACACCAGTATTACCTCCAGCTTAGGAGAGATCTTTTGGAGGACAGGCTGTCCTGTCATGAGGAGACTGCTCTGTACCTAGGAGGTCTGGCCATGCAGACGGAGTATGGAGACTCCATGCCTGAG GTATATGGTAGGGGCTACTACCGCCCTGATGAGTATGTCTCCAAGAGCGTGTTGGAGAAATGTGCCTTGCCTTACATTCAGGGGGAGCTGTTGCGACTTCACACCAACAATGCTCAAATGCTCACCGACGAATCAGAACTTGAATTTCTCAAG GTATGTCAACAATTGCCTGAGTACGGCGTTTCGTTCCACCGTGTGACACGAGAGAAAAAGCCTTCAGACGGAGAGATTATTCTTGGGGTTTGTGCCAAAGGTGTTATTGTCTATGAGGTGAAAAATGGCAGCAGATCCACTGCTCAGACTTTCTATTGGAGGGACACAGCAACCATCTCGTCTTAT AAGCATAAATTTGTAGTAGAGTGCCGGGGCAGCAAGAAGAAGCACACGTTCATCACGGAGAGGTCGAAGATAGCCAAATACCTTTGTAACCTTTGTTCAGCGCAACACAAGTTTAACAATGAGATGAACTCCCGTCAGCTAAGCCACAGCCTGGTGTCAG AGGACAATATTGTGCAGTACGCAGCAGTGTGCCGTGCTCAGAGCAGCCAGCTTAAGTCTTTCTCATGTTCTGAGACCCCTCAGGATGACAGCGGTCTGACCACGCCTCAGAATGAGTCCATGACCAAGCTGTATGATGATGTCACAGCCAAGATCGAGGCCCGCATAAAACAGCAGCGCCTCAACGAGCAAAG CAGTCAGCGCAGCAGCAGTGTTATGCTCTCACCATCGTGCTCTCAGAGGAGTGGATCTGAAGCCCCTTGTGGTTCGCCAGCAGCCCAAG AAACTCCAACTAAACTGGGGACACCATCTCAGAGAGAAGTTATATGTGTTTCCTTAAAGAAAGACCCAAAGCTTGGCCTAG GTATAGTAATAGTTGGCGAGGACACAGTAGGGCGTTATGATTTGGGCATCTTTGTAGCCTCTATTGTGCCTGGTGGACCTGCTGATAAAGATGGACGCATCAGAGCTG GTGGCCGTCTGATCTCTCTGAACCACATCAGCCTGGAAGGTGTTACCTTCAGCGAGGCAGCAGAGGTCATGCAAAACAGCCCAGAGGAGGTGCAGCTTATTATCTCACAGCCGAAAG TGTCGCTGCCATTATCCACAGTTCCCATCAGTCCCAGCGGTAATAATTGTCGTTCTCCTGGGTTGAGAAAATATATATCCCAGACAACACTAATGACAGATGGACGATCGAGAGATGATAGCCTCGATGAGATTGTGTCAGTCATGATGACGCCAAAGACCAGCAAGAAACTACACTTCCCCCCTGAAGTTCGAGTTCTCAGTACACAG GATAGCTGTTCTCTGTCATCATCTATGAACTGCGTGAAGCCGGAAGAGATCAGCATGGAGCTCAGGAAGATATCAGGAAATCTGGGCATTAGCATATCT GGTGGCATCAACACTAACCTTCCTAATGGAGGAATCTACATCAAGAGCCTTGTTCCAGGAGGGGCTGCTGAGAGAGATGGACGTTTGCATATAG GTGACAGACTGTTGGAGATCGACGGCACTAACTTCCAGGGCTTCACCTACCAGCAGGCTGTGGAGTGCTTGAGTAAAACTGGGGAG GTAGTGTCCTTGGTTGTGGAGAGGGAGTTGGTCAACCTACCCAGGGTCTCTCTTATTGCTGACACCAGCAGCACTGTATCCAATCCGAGCCTGAGTTCATCTACCAGCCAGCTAAGACTCAACAGCTCCTCATCTGTGAGCACTACTTTAAACACGATATCTGATCGGCCCAACGAGTACAGCTTTGTTACTGATG ACAACACCAAGGAAGTGACTCTGATCAAGAATGAGAGTGGGCTGGGCTTCAGCTTCTTGATGTGTGAGCTGGACCCGCCCACCCGAGATTTTGGGAGCCTCGTCCGGATAAAGCAGCTTTTCCCGGGTCAGCCTGCTCAGCAGAGCGGCAGAATCCAGGAGGGAGATGTCCTGCTGGCCATCAATGGCCAGTCGCTCAAGGAGCTGTCCTATCCA GTGCTAAAGCTTTTCAAAACTTCTCCACCTGAAGTCCAGCTGACCCTCTGTCGTCCTCCACCAG GGATTCTTCCTACAATTGATCAGTTCGCTGGCTCATGA
- the frmpd2 gene encoding FERM and PDZ domain-containing protein 2 isoform X5 — translation MRERSMGTFVTLAEVLEARGSPLDEDEVWCLLLATTDALLEISKKGSGNMSSVLSPGSVLLSANGSLAFKSCARNEDVASFTAPEVQQGHTASSRTAVEKMVVYSLGMTLYWCVDYHLPHNQPVQISAELEGLLLSMCEDMMLRRTDLLTVLETCELHHKASMLPPAERLIRQLVEDVYRNSADHVSMADNGSQLTDRSQVVRDRLHRSSFSNSTWSLKKKMSGTFSGVSYSANATGIPLGGRQIERYGSWQQLNRSPGSPYMDGNRNANSRSLTQFDSSMSLNDKKVKDMGPEFIRVLDEPLVVLELPGSIVSKKGKSPTTQRELSVVMPNGQSILVRCEVKSRGGDVFDMIVAHFNLVEHFYFGLAYIDDNEFFFVDNDTKISKVAPDSWKKVPTATFVLFFRVKFFINDISLLLHKQTRHQYYLQLRRDLLEDRLSCHEETALYLGGLAMQTEYGDSMPEVYGRGYYRPDEYVSKSVLEKCALPYIQGELLRLHTNNAQMLTDESELEFLKVCQQLPEYGVSFHRVTREKKPSDGEIILGVCAKGVIVYEVKNGSRSTAQTFYWRDTATISSYKHKFVVECRGSKKKHTFITERSKIAKYLCNLCSAQHKFNNEMNSRQLSHSLVSEDNIVQYAAVCRAQSSQLKSFSCSETPQDDSGLTTPQNESMTKLYDDVTAKIEARIKQQRLNEQSSQRSSSVMLSPSCSQRSGSEAPCGSPAAQETPTKLGTPSQREVICVSLKKDPKLGLGIVIVGEDTVGRYDLGIFVASIVPGGPADKDGRIRAGGRLISLNHISLEGVTFSEAAEVMQNSPEEVQLIISQPKVSLPLSTVPISPSGNNCRSPGLRKYISQTTLMTDGRSRDDSLDEIVSVMMTPKTSKKLHFPPEVRVLSTQDSCSLSSSMNCVKPEEISMELRKISGNLGISISGGINTNLPNGGIYIKSLVPGGAAERDGRLHIGDRLLEIDGTNFQGFTYQQAVECLSKTGEVVSLVVERELVNLPRVSLIADTSSTVSNPSLSSSTSQLRLNSSSSVSTTLNTISDRPNEYSFVTDDNTKEVTLIKNESGLGFSFLMCELDPPTRDFGSLVRIKQLFPGQPAQQSGRIQEGDVLLAINGQSLKELSYPVCGDAKLKRC, via the exons AAGTATGGGTACGTTTGTGACCCTGGCAGAGGTTTTGGAGGCCCGGGGCTCACCGCTGGATGAGGATGAGGTCTGGTGTCTGCTTCTTGCCACCACTGATGCCTTACTCGAAATCTCCAAAAAAG GTTCAGGCAACATGAGCAGCGTGCTGAGCCCAGGCTCAGTGCTGCTCTCAGCCAACGGGAGTCTGGCCTTCAAAAGCTGTGCTCGAAATGAAGACGTGGCCTCCTTCACAGCCCCTGAAGTCCAGCAGGGTCACACCGCCTCCTCGAGGACTGCAGTCGAAAag ATGGTTGTATACTCACTGGGGATGACTCTTTATTGGTGTGTTGACTATCACCTACCTCACAACCAG CCAGTCCAAATAAGTGCTGAGCTGGAAGGTTTGCTACTGAGCATGTGCGAGGACATGATGTTGAGAAGGACGGACCTGCTAACGGTGCTGGAAACCTGTGAGCTACACCACAAGGCTTCAATGCTTCCTCCTGCAGAGCGTCTTATTAGGCAGCTGGTGGAGGATGTTTACAGAAACTCG GCTGATCACGTCTCTATGGCTGATAATGGATCCCAGCTAACAGACCGCAGTCAAGTGGTCCGGGACAGATTACACA ggagctCTTTTAGTAACTCGACATGGTCGCTGAAGAAGAAGATGTCCGGAACATTCTCGGGGGTATCTTATTCAGCTAATGCCACAGG GATTCCCTTGGGAGGCCGGCAAATAGAGAGGTACGGCAGCTGGCAGCAGCTGAACCGCAGCCCCGGTAGTCCTTATATGGATGGTAATCGAAATGCCAACTCAAGATCCCTCACACAGTTTGACTCCTCAATGAGTCTGAATGATAAGAAAGTAAAG GACATGGGTCCTGAGTTTATTAGAGTGCTGGATGAGCCGCTGGTTGTCTTGGAACTTCCTGGATCCATTGTG TCAAAGAAAGGGAAATCTCCTACCACTCAAAGAGAGCTGAGTGTTGTAATGCCGAATGGCCAGAGCATCCTTGTCAGGTGCGAGGTGAAATCCAGAGGAGGAGACGTCTTTGACATGATTGTGGCTCACTTCAACCTTGTGGAGCATTTCTACTTCGGCCTTGCTTACATTGATG ATAATGAGTTTTTCTTTGTGGACAACGACACCAAGATTTCTAAAGTTGCTCCAGATAGCTGGAAAAAAGTGCCTACTGCCACCTTTGTCCTTTTCTTCAGGGTCAAATTCTTCATCAACgacatttctcttctttt GCACAAACAGACCCGACACCAGTATTACCTCCAGCTTAGGAGAGATCTTTTGGAGGACAGGCTGTCCTGTCATGAGGAGACTGCTCTGTACCTAGGAGGTCTGGCCATGCAGACGGAGTATGGAGACTCCATGCCTGAG GTATATGGTAGGGGCTACTACCGCCCTGATGAGTATGTCTCCAAGAGCGTGTTGGAGAAATGTGCCTTGCCTTACATTCAGGGGGAGCTGTTGCGACTTCACACCAACAATGCTCAAATGCTCACCGACGAATCAGAACTTGAATTTCTCAAG GTATGTCAACAATTGCCTGAGTACGGCGTTTCGTTCCACCGTGTGACACGAGAGAAAAAGCCTTCAGACGGAGAGATTATTCTTGGGGTTTGTGCCAAAGGTGTTATTGTCTATGAGGTGAAAAATGGCAGCAGATCCACTGCTCAGACTTTCTATTGGAGGGACACAGCAACCATCTCGTCTTAT AAGCATAAATTTGTAGTAGAGTGCCGGGGCAGCAAGAAGAAGCACACGTTCATCACGGAGAGGTCGAAGATAGCCAAATACCTTTGTAACCTTTGTTCAGCGCAACACAAGTTTAACAATGAGATGAACTCCCGTCAGCTAAGCCACAGCCTGGTGTCAG AGGACAATATTGTGCAGTACGCAGCAGTGTGCCGTGCTCAGAGCAGCCAGCTTAAGTCTTTCTCATGTTCTGAGACCCCTCAGGATGACAGCGGTCTGACCACGCCTCAGAATGAGTCCATGACCAAGCTGTATGATGATGTCACAGCCAAGATCGAGGCCCGCATAAAACAGCAGCGCCTCAACGAGCAAAG CAGTCAGCGCAGCAGCAGTGTTATGCTCTCACCATCGTGCTCTCAGAGGAGTGGATCTGAAGCCCCTTGTGGTTCGCCAGCAGCCCAAG AAACTCCAACTAAACTGGGGACACCATCTCAGAGAGAAGTTATATGTGTTTCCTTAAAGAAAGACCCAAAGCTTGGCCTAG GTATAGTAATAGTTGGCGAGGACACAGTAGGGCGTTATGATTTGGGCATCTTTGTAGCCTCTATTGTGCCTGGTGGACCTGCTGATAAAGATGGACGCATCAGAGCTG GTGGCCGTCTGATCTCTCTGAACCACATCAGCCTGGAAGGTGTTACCTTCAGCGAGGCAGCAGAGGTCATGCAAAACAGCCCAGAGGAGGTGCAGCTTATTATCTCACAGCCGAAAG TGTCGCTGCCATTATCCACAGTTCCCATCAGTCCCAGCGGTAATAATTGTCGTTCTCCTGGGTTGAGAAAATATATATCCCAGACAACACTAATGACAGATGGACGATCGAGAGATGATAGCCTCGATGAGATTGTGTCAGTCATGATGACGCCAAAGACCAGCAAGAAACTACACTTCCCCCCTGAAGTTCGAGTTCTCAGTACACAG GATAGCTGTTCTCTGTCATCATCTATGAACTGCGTGAAGCCGGAAGAGATCAGCATGGAGCTCAGGAAGATATCAGGAAATCTGGGCATTAGCATATCT GGTGGCATCAACACTAACCTTCCTAATGGAGGAATCTACATCAAGAGCCTTGTTCCAGGAGGGGCTGCTGAGAGAGATGGACGTTTGCATATAG GTGACAGACTGTTGGAGATCGACGGCACTAACTTCCAGGGCTTCACCTACCAGCAGGCTGTGGAGTGCTTGAGTAAAACTGGGGAG GTAGTGTCCTTGGTTGTGGAGAGGGAGTTGGTCAACCTACCCAGGGTCTCTCTTATTGCTGACACCAGCAGCACTGTATCCAATCCGAGCCTGAGTTCATCTACCAGCCAGCTAAGACTCAACAGCTCCTCATCTGTGAGCACTACTTTAAACACGATATCTGATCGGCCCAACGAGTACAGCTTTGTTACTGATG ACAACACCAAGGAAGTGACTCTGATCAAGAATGAGAGTGGGCTGGGCTTCAGCTTCTTGATGTGTGAGCTGGACCCGCCCACCCGAGATTTTGGGAGCCTCGTCCGGATAAAGCAGCTTTTCCCGGGTCAGCCTGCTCAGCAGAGCGGCAGAATCCAGGAGGGAGATGTCCTGCTGGCCATCAATGGCCAGTCGCTCAAGGAGCTGTCCTATCCAGTATGTGGAGATGCTAAATTAAA AAGGTGCTAA
- the frmpd2 gene encoding FERM and PDZ domain-containing protein 2 isoform X1 translates to MRERSMGTFVTLAEVLEARGSPLDEDEVWCLLLATTDALLEISKKGSGNMSSVLSPGSVLLSANGSLAFKSCARNEDVASFTAPEVQQGHTASSRTAVEKMVVYSLGMTLYWCVDYHLPHNQPVQISAELEGLLLSMCEDMMLRRTDLLTVLETCELHHKASMLPPAERLIRQLVEDVYRNSADHVSMADNGSQLTDRSQVVRDRLHRSSFSNSTWSLKKKMSGTFSGVSYSANATGIPLGGRQIERYGSWQQLNRSPGSPYMDGNRNANSRSLTQFDSSMSLNDKKVKDMGPEFIRVLDEPLVVLELPGSIVSKKGKSPTTQRELSVVMPNGQSILVRCEVKSRGGDVFDMIVAHFNLVEHFYFGLAYIDDNEFFFVDNDTKISKVAPDSWKKVPTATFVLFFRVKFFINDISLLLHKQTRHQYYLQLRRDLLEDRLSCHEETALYLGGLAMQTEYGDSMPEVYGRGYYRPDEYVSKSVLEKCALPYIQGELLRLHTNNAQMLTDESELEFLKVCQQLPEYGVSFHRVTREKKPSDGEIILGVCAKGVIVYEVKNGSRSTAQTFYWRDTATISSYKHKFVVECRGSKKKHTFITERSKIAKYLCNLCSAQHKFNNEMNSRQLSHSLVSEDNIVQYAAVCRAQSSQLKSFSCSETPQDDSGLTTPQNESMTKLYDDVTAKIEARIKQQRLNEQSSQRSSSVMLSPSCSQRSGSEAPCGSPAAQETPTKLGTPSQREVICVSLKKDPKLGLGIVIVGEDTVGRYDLGIFVASIVPGGPADKDGRIRAGGRLISLNHISLEGVTFSEAAEVMQNSPEEVQLIISQPKVSLPLSTVPISPSGNNCRSPGLRKYISQTTLMTDGRSRDDSLDEIVSVMMTPKTSKKLHFPPEVRVLSTQDSCSLSSSMNCVKPEEISMELRKISGNLGISISGGINTNLPNGGIYIKSLVPGGAAERDGRLHIGDRLLEIDGTNFQGFTYQQAVECLSKTGEVVSLVVERELVNLPRVSLIADTSSTVSNPSLSSSTSQLRLNSSSSVSTTLNTISDRPNEYSFVTDDNTKEVTLIKNESGLGFSFLMCELDPPTRDFGSLVRIKQLFPGQPAQQSGRIQEGDVLLAINGQSLKELSYPKVLKLFKTSPPEVQLTLCRPPPGILPTIDQFAGS, encoded by the exons AAGTATGGGTACGTTTGTGACCCTGGCAGAGGTTTTGGAGGCCCGGGGCTCACCGCTGGATGAGGATGAGGTCTGGTGTCTGCTTCTTGCCACCACTGATGCCTTACTCGAAATCTCCAAAAAAG GTTCAGGCAACATGAGCAGCGTGCTGAGCCCAGGCTCAGTGCTGCTCTCAGCCAACGGGAGTCTGGCCTTCAAAAGCTGTGCTCGAAATGAAGACGTGGCCTCCTTCACAGCCCCTGAAGTCCAGCAGGGTCACACCGCCTCCTCGAGGACTGCAGTCGAAAag ATGGTTGTATACTCACTGGGGATGACTCTTTATTGGTGTGTTGACTATCACCTACCTCACAACCAG CCAGTCCAAATAAGTGCTGAGCTGGAAGGTTTGCTACTGAGCATGTGCGAGGACATGATGTTGAGAAGGACGGACCTGCTAACGGTGCTGGAAACCTGTGAGCTACACCACAAGGCTTCAATGCTTCCTCCTGCAGAGCGTCTTATTAGGCAGCTGGTGGAGGATGTTTACAGAAACTCG GCTGATCACGTCTCTATGGCTGATAATGGATCCCAGCTAACAGACCGCAGTCAAGTGGTCCGGGACAGATTACACA ggagctCTTTTAGTAACTCGACATGGTCGCTGAAGAAGAAGATGTCCGGAACATTCTCGGGGGTATCTTATTCAGCTAATGCCACAGG GATTCCCTTGGGAGGCCGGCAAATAGAGAGGTACGGCAGCTGGCAGCAGCTGAACCGCAGCCCCGGTAGTCCTTATATGGATGGTAATCGAAATGCCAACTCAAGATCCCTCACACAGTTTGACTCCTCAATGAGTCTGAATGATAAGAAAGTAAAG GACATGGGTCCTGAGTTTATTAGAGTGCTGGATGAGCCGCTGGTTGTCTTGGAACTTCCTGGATCCATTGTG TCAAAGAAAGGGAAATCTCCTACCACTCAAAGAGAGCTGAGTGTTGTAATGCCGAATGGCCAGAGCATCCTTGTCAGGTGCGAGGTGAAATCCAGAGGAGGAGACGTCTTTGACATGATTGTGGCTCACTTCAACCTTGTGGAGCATTTCTACTTCGGCCTTGCTTACATTGATG ATAATGAGTTTTTCTTTGTGGACAACGACACCAAGATTTCTAAAGTTGCTCCAGATAGCTGGAAAAAAGTGCCTACTGCCACCTTTGTCCTTTTCTTCAGGGTCAAATTCTTCATCAACgacatttctcttctttt GCACAAACAGACCCGACACCAGTATTACCTCCAGCTTAGGAGAGATCTTTTGGAGGACAGGCTGTCCTGTCATGAGGAGACTGCTCTGTACCTAGGAGGTCTGGCCATGCAGACGGAGTATGGAGACTCCATGCCTGAG GTATATGGTAGGGGCTACTACCGCCCTGATGAGTATGTCTCCAAGAGCGTGTTGGAGAAATGTGCCTTGCCTTACATTCAGGGGGAGCTGTTGCGACTTCACACCAACAATGCTCAAATGCTCACCGACGAATCAGAACTTGAATTTCTCAAG GTATGTCAACAATTGCCTGAGTACGGCGTTTCGTTCCACCGTGTGACACGAGAGAAAAAGCCTTCAGACGGAGAGATTATTCTTGGGGTTTGTGCCAAAGGTGTTATTGTCTATGAGGTGAAAAATGGCAGCAGATCCACTGCTCAGACTTTCTATTGGAGGGACACAGCAACCATCTCGTCTTAT AAGCATAAATTTGTAGTAGAGTGCCGGGGCAGCAAGAAGAAGCACACGTTCATCACGGAGAGGTCGAAGATAGCCAAATACCTTTGTAACCTTTGTTCAGCGCAACACAAGTTTAACAATGAGATGAACTCCCGTCAGCTAAGCCACAGCCTGGTGTCAG AGGACAATATTGTGCAGTACGCAGCAGTGTGCCGTGCTCAGAGCAGCCAGCTTAAGTCTTTCTCATGTTCTGAGACCCCTCAGGATGACAGCGGTCTGACCACGCCTCAGAATGAGTCCATGACCAAGCTGTATGATGATGTCACAGCCAAGATCGAGGCCCGCATAAAACAGCAGCGCCTCAACGAGCAAAG CAGTCAGCGCAGCAGCAGTGTTATGCTCTCACCATCGTGCTCTCAGAGGAGTGGATCTGAAGCCCCTTGTGGTTCGCCAGCAGCCCAAG AAACTCCAACTAAACTGGGGACACCATCTCAGAGAGAAGTTATATGTGTTTCCTTAAAGAAAGACCCAAAGCTTGGCCTAG GTATAGTAATAGTTGGCGAGGACACAGTAGGGCGTTATGATTTGGGCATCTTTGTAGCCTCTATTGTGCCTGGTGGACCTGCTGATAAAGATGGACGCATCAGAGCTG GTGGCCGTCTGATCTCTCTGAACCACATCAGCCTGGAAGGTGTTACCTTCAGCGAGGCAGCAGAGGTCATGCAAAACAGCCCAGAGGAGGTGCAGCTTATTATCTCACAGCCGAAAG TGTCGCTGCCATTATCCACAGTTCCCATCAGTCCCAGCGGTAATAATTGTCGTTCTCCTGGGTTGAGAAAATATATATCCCAGACAACACTAATGACAGATGGACGATCGAGAGATGATAGCCTCGATGAGATTGTGTCAGTCATGATGACGCCAAAGACCAGCAAGAAACTACACTTCCCCCCTGAAGTTCGAGTTCTCAGTACACAG GATAGCTGTTCTCTGTCATCATCTATGAACTGCGTGAAGCCGGAAGAGATCAGCATGGAGCTCAGGAAGATATCAGGAAATCTGGGCATTAGCATATCT GGTGGCATCAACACTAACCTTCCTAATGGAGGAATCTACATCAAGAGCCTTGTTCCAGGAGGGGCTGCTGAGAGAGATGGACGTTTGCATATAG GTGACAGACTGTTGGAGATCGACGGCACTAACTTCCAGGGCTTCACCTACCAGCAGGCTGTGGAGTGCTTGAGTAAAACTGGGGAG GTAGTGTCCTTGGTTGTGGAGAGGGAGTTGGTCAACCTACCCAGGGTCTCTCTTATTGCTGACACCAGCAGCACTGTATCCAATCCGAGCCTGAGTTCATCTACCAGCCAGCTAAGACTCAACAGCTCCTCATCTGTGAGCACTACTTTAAACACGATATCTGATCGGCCCAACGAGTACAGCTTTGTTACTGATG ACAACACCAAGGAAGTGACTCTGATCAAGAATGAGAGTGGGCTGGGCTTCAGCTTCTTGATGTGTGAGCTGGACCCGCCCACCCGAGATTTTGGGAGCCTCGTCCGGATAAAGCAGCTTTTCCCGGGTCAGCCTGCTCAGCAGAGCGGCAGAATCCAGGAGGGAGATGTCCTGCTGGCCATCAATGGCCAGTCGCTCAAGGAGCTGTCCTATCCA AAGGTGCTAAAGCTTTTCAAAACTTCTCCACCTGAAGTCCAGCTGACCCTCTGTCGTCCTCCACCAG GGATTCTTCCTACAATTGATCAGTTCGCTGGCTCATGA